From Dreissena polymorpha isolate Duluth1 chromosome 15, UMN_Dpol_1.0, whole genome shotgun sequence, a single genomic window includes:
- the LOC127860655 gene encoding uncharacterized protein LOC127860655 — protein MKKLHTPGQKQILIMKGEGLGCDYVAKMIFAIESSKNSNEGFYLNDVSDWALANSQIADTAAVVLILNANLSEWNTILEHQMFPSANRGGSLLVIMTTNENDVNATLEPFVLDASNHDALPTKLEKAHVFDMMAKRKVLTVITGDLDKTKKATKNDPRPTITTRTRESILQALGTHMWVRRLKTFFVGEMEEGSLFFRKPDPQLVEEFKKLFANDRICSKALGLIVTYMFGRYDSNIAKRLQNTHAIKVYQSDIRDAEHASTKLPYPRFKHIANYCDRCLKQVEFNGNDGLKQLQEAMLIDESNQFAGDHIRISLMVALNEVIPQGIIESCDEDFFFNFVKCEKTGGKPEHAFIRTEQGLKAFFKRIMYHWEHDMKRCIGHQVLFRNFEGFLKYLKHKKHMRWNILSKLDNNYCVLYYGMERGDQCKTLTEIILNEGTWKKKRKQKHLLQMAKEQEEKALIHAAELKNTSAFKCLVQNGVPITENAFIAALKEIAVGIIEFCLNGAEFDDDVWTNCLHECLRVNNHRILQTCMEAKQSLLNQSCTDTMPLIHRVLSDQMMLKVLLEGSWSKHVNVNIIYQSEGDKGTTALMLATEDGNIIAVEYLLQKGAKQRQPGVDYPPICIAAKNGHLNIVKALVNNDITILDDPECGQERLITIASRCGFHDIVNFIKESKSSA, from the coding sequence ATGAAAAAACTCCATACTCCAGGACAAAAGCAAATATTGATAATGAAAGGCGAGGGTTTGGGATGTGATTACGTCGCTAAAATGATATTCGCAATTGAATCTTCGAAAAATAGCAATGAAGGCTTTTACCTCAATGACGTGTCTGATTGGGCTCTCGCTAACAGTCAAATAGCTGACACGGCTGCAGTTGTTTTGATTCTGAATGCTAACTTATCTGAATGGAATACAATTTTAGAACATCAGATGTTTCCATCTGCAAACAGAGGTGGGAGTCTTTTGGTGATTATGACAACGAATGAAAACGATGTAAACGCAACTTTAGAGCCCTTTGTCCTAGACGCCTCTAATCATGATGCGCTTCCGACGAAACTTGAAAAAGCACATGTTTTTGACATGATGGCAAAACGGAAAGTATTAACGGTAATTACAGGAGATTTAGATAAGACAAAGAAAGCCACAAAAAATGATCCGCGACCAACGATAACGACTCGTACAAGGGAGAGCATTTTACAAGCTCTTGGAACTCATATGTGGGTTCGCAGACTTAAAACTTTCTTTGTTGGAGAAATGGAAGAAGGATCTCTTTTCTTCAGAAAGCCAGACCCACAGCTAGTTGAAGAATTCAAAAAGTTATTTGCCAACGATCGAATTTGTTCAAAAGCTTTGGGTTTGATTGTTACATATATGTTTGGAAGATATGATAGCAACATTGCAAAACGTCTTCAAAATACACATGCAATCAAAGTGTATCAGAGCGACATTCGGGATGCAGAACACGCAAGTACGAAACTCCCATATCCAAGGTTCAAACATATCGCAAACTATTGTGATCGATGTCTCAAGCAGGTCGAGTTCAACGGAAACGACGGATTAAAACAGCTTCAGGAAGCCATGCTCATTGATGAATCTAACCAATTTGCTGGCGATCATATTCGAATTTCATTAATGGTAGCTTTGAATGAAGTCATTCCTCAAGGAATAATAGAAAGTTGCGacgaagatttttttttcaatttcgtcaaaTGTGAAAAAACAGGCGGAAAACCCGAGCATGCATTTATCAGAACCGAGCAGGGATTGAAGGCGTTCTTCAAAAGAATTATGTACCATTGGGAGCATGATATGAAACGGTGCATTGGGCATCAAGTGTTATTTCGAAATTTCGAAGGATTTCTAAAGTATCTGAAACATAAAAAGCACATGCGTtggaacattttatcaaaattagACAATAACTATTGTGTTCTTTACTATGGGATGGAAAGAGGGGATCAATGCAAAACACTTACAGAAATCATACTTAACGAGGGCACATGGAAGAAGAAAAGAAAGCAAAAACACCTGCTCCAAATGGCAAAGGAACAGGAAGAAAAGGCGTTAATTCACGCAGCAGAACTGAAAAATACAAGCGCATTTAAATGTTTGGTTCAAAACGGTGTACCCATTACAGAAAATGCTTTTATAGCTGCACTTAAAGAAATAGCTGTCGGCATAATTGAATTCTGTCTAAACGGGGCTGAATTTGACGACGACGTATGGACGAACTGTCTGCATGAATGCCTCAGAGTAAACAATCATCGAATTTTGCAAACGTGCATGGAGGCCAAACAATCCCTATTGAATCAGAGTTGTACAGACACCATGCCGCTTATTCATCGAGTTTTAAGCGATCAGATGATGTTAAAAGTTTTACTAGAAGGCTCGTGGAGTAAACACGTGaatgtcaatattatttatcaaaGTGAGGGCGACAAGGGAACAACGGCACTTATGTTAGCGACAGAGGATGGAAATATAATTGCAGTCGAGTACTTGCTCCAGAAAGGAGCCAAACAGAGGCAACCCGGTGTAGATTATCCACCGATTTGCATTGCTGCTAAGAATGGTCATTTGAACATTGTGAAAGCTCTAGTTAATAATGATATAACGATCCTTGATGATCCCGAATGCGGCCAGGAACGTCTGATTACGATTGCAAGTCGCTGTGGATTTCATGATATCGTTAACTTCATTAAAGAAAGCAAGAGCAGCGCTTAA